One window of the Candidatus Chryseobacterium colombiense genome contains the following:
- a CDS encoding VOC family protein, with amino-acid sequence MNNNIFPCLWYEGNAKEASDFYCKVFDGKITADTPVVMNIEIFGQKLMLLNGGPYFTKNASVSFMVICDTEAEVQKYWDQLLEGGMALMPIDSYSWSKKYGWVQDKYGVSWQIFLGEKASQQKVVPTLMFINENNGKAMEAMELYTSTFPNSKIGNILRYGEGSEGHPIAEPAENIQHAHFEIDGYSFFCMDNSYDHPFDFNEGISMVIMTDDQEQTDQYWNALTSNGGRESMCGWLKDKYGFSWQIVPKRLIQLMSDPDQEKAQKVVQVMMKMQKIIISELEAAYNS; translated from the coding sequence ATGAATAACAATATTTTTCCTTGCCTTTGGTATGAAGGAAACGCAAAAGAAGCCTCCGATTTTTATTGTAAAGTTTTTGACGGGAAAATTACAGCAGATACTCCCGTTGTAATGAATATAGAGATTTTCGGACAAAAATTGATGCTTTTGAATGGAGGACCTTATTTTACAAAAAATGCTTCCGTTTCTTTTATGGTCATTTGTGATACGGAAGCTGAAGTTCAGAAATATTGGGATCAGCTGTTGGAAGGCGGAATGGCTTTGATGCCCATCGATTCCTACTCATGGAGTAAAAAATACGGATGGGTTCAGGATAAATATGGAGTATCCTGGCAGATTTTTCTGGGAGAGAAGGCCAGCCAACAAAAAGTAGTTCCCACATTAATGTTCATCAATGAAAATAATGGAAAAGCCATGGAGGCCATGGAATTATATACAAGTACTTTCCCAAATTCTAAAATTGGAAATATTTTAAGATATGGCGAAGGGAGCGAAGGACATCCGATTGCGGAGCCTGCTGAAAATATTCAGCACGCCCACTTTGAAATTGACGGTTATAGTTTCTTTTGTATGGATAATTCTTATGATCACCCGTTTGATTTCAATGAAGGAATTTCGATGGTTATAATGACTGATGATCAGGAACAGACAGATCAATACTGGAATGCTTTAACCTCTAACGGAGGAAGAGAAAGTATGTGTGGCTGGCTGAAGGATAAATACGGTTTTAGCTGGCAGATTGTACCCAAAAGACTGATTCAGCTGATGAGTGATCCGGATCAGGAAAAAGCTCAAAAAGTAGTTCAGGTAATGATGAAAATGCAGAAAATCATTATTTCAGAACTGGAAGCGGCCTATAATTCCTAA
- a CDS encoding J domain-containing protein, protein MKDYYYFLGISHDASEEDIKKAYRKLSLKYHPDKNENDDFFADRFREIQEAYETLSDKSRRYSYDQNLESHQKSFRYNVPPSIKTFTANKIHAKKGEEIIINWQTQNADVVKVLPFGLEKPYGERVFKITEFKDGKFQILLHATNSLLNKTAVQGITITEVFESDTEKFKEKAEELFKSQPRTVANPHGQPKIIRIIAGILLLVLAIYFLVKSFSH, encoded by the coding sequence ATGAAAGATTACTATTATTTTCTCGGGATTTCTCACGATGCTTCAGAAGAGGACATCAAAAAGGCTTATAGAAAATTATCTTTAAAATACCACCCTGATAAAAATGAAAATGACGATTTCTTTGCCGATCGCTTTCGTGAAATTCAGGAGGCTTACGAAACGTTAAGCGACAAAAGCAGAAGATATTCCTATGATCAGAATTTGGAGAGTCATCAGAAAAGTTTCAGGTATAATGTTCCGCCTTCTATTAAGACTTTTACAGCCAATAAAATTCATGCGAAAAAAGGAGAAGAGATTATTATCAATTGGCAGACGCAAAATGCCGATGTAGTCAAGGTTTTGCCTTTTGGACTGGAAAAGCCTTATGGCGAAAGAGTTTTTAAAATAACAGAATTTAAAGACGGAAAATTTCAGATCTTACTTCATGCAACCAATTCTTTGCTGAATAAAACAGCTGTTCAAGGAATTACCATTACAGAAGTTTTTGAAAGCGATACGGAAAAATTCAAAGAGAAAGCGGAAGAATTATTTAAATCACAACCGAGAACAGTTGCGAATCCGCATGGTCAGCCAAAAATTATAAGAATAATCGCAGGAATTTTATTACTGGTTTTGGCAATTTATTTTTTAGTAAAAAGCTTTAGCCACTAA
- a CDS encoding S9 family peptidase: MNLNHKILTTAHIVISTIMINAQSSTAKLPGDPTLVSSKATLEKLISYDKGNFKYKVEDYFARPKASQFKISPDGQYLSYKEKDKDMKNHVYVKDLKSGKITKAIVEKEDLIKSYGWLNKSRLFYTQDKGGNENIHLYAADIDGKNLKDLTPFDGITLGTVKVIKDTDYVVVTMNKNNKQIFEPYKINFKTGEITQLYENKDTKSPIDDYLFDKDGNLRGYIVLENGLTTKTYYKDLKTGKFNLLKSTDWKDTFSVASFNYNSNNKDEAYVVTNLDSDKARIVLYDLKKNAIIKEVYSNPTFDVSSISLAEKNRNYELDYIDYNGIKDEVIPVSKFYKEVYEKLKSEFGEKQYYVVSSDDNENKLLVVVSSDKLYGKYYEYDTKSKNIKLLFDLMPQLKEEDMAEMRPIEFKSRDGLTIHGYITLPKAALQGQKVPLIVNPHGGPQGIRDSWGFNPETQLFASRGYATLQVNFRISGGYGKEFQTSGYKQIGRKAMDDVEDGVKYVIQQGWVDKDKVAIYGGSHGGYATLMGLIKTPDLYSCGVDYVGVSNIFTFFDSFPEYWKPYKEMVKQIWYDLDNPEEAKIAKEVSPVFQIDKIKKPLFVVQGANDPRVNINESDQIVKALRSKGFEVPYMVKYDEGHGFGKEPNRLELYKSMLGFFAENFNK, from the coding sequence ATGAACCTCAATCACAAAATCCTAACCACTGCCCACATTGTAATATCTACGATTATGATCAACGCACAGAGCTCGACCGCAAAATTACCCGGTGATCCGACTTTAGTCTCTTCCAAGGCTACTTTAGAAAAGCTTATCTCTTATGATAAAGGCAATTTTAAATATAAAGTTGAAGATTACTTTGCAAGACCTAAAGCTTCACAATTTAAAATCTCTCCCGACGGACAATATCTTTCTTACAAAGAAAAAGACAAAGACATGAAAAATCACGTCTATGTAAAAGATTTAAAATCGGGAAAAATTACAAAAGCAATTGTTGAAAAAGAAGATCTTATAAAAAGTTATGGCTGGCTCAATAAAAGCCGCCTTTTCTATACCCAGGATAAAGGAGGAAATGAGAATATTCATTTGTATGCAGCAGATATTGACGGGAAAAATCTTAAAGATTTAACCCCTTTTGATGGGATTACCTTAGGTACAGTGAAAGTTATAAAAGATACTGACTATGTTGTTGTTACCATGAATAAAAACAACAAACAGATTTTTGAACCTTATAAAATCAATTTTAAAACAGGAGAAATAACCCAGCTGTATGAAAACAAAGATACGAAAAGTCCCATTGATGACTATCTTTTTGACAAAGACGGTAACTTAAGAGGATATATTGTTCTTGAAAACGGCCTGACTACAAAAACATATTATAAGGACCTGAAGACCGGGAAATTTAATCTGTTAAAATCAACAGACTGGAAAGATACCTTTAGTGTGGCCAGCTTTAATTATAATTCTAATAATAAGGATGAAGCGTATGTGGTAACTAATTTAGATAGCGATAAAGCAAGAATTGTATTATACGATTTAAAGAAAAATGCAATCATCAAAGAAGTATATTCTAATCCGACATTTGACGTGAGTTCCATAAGTCTTGCCGAGAAAAACAGGAATTATGAGCTGGATTATATTGATTATAACGGAATTAAAGATGAAGTGATTCCTGTAAGTAAGTTTTACAAAGAAGTATATGAAAAGCTGAAATCAGAATTTGGTGAAAAACAATACTATGTTGTTTCCTCAGACGATAATGAGAACAAACTTTTGGTAGTTGTAAGCAGTGATAAACTGTATGGAAAATACTATGAATATGATACCAAATCCAAAAATATAAAACTTCTTTTCGATCTAATGCCGCAGCTGAAAGAAGAAGATATGGCGGAAATGAGGCCTATTGAATTTAAAAGCCGTGACGGACTGACGATTCATGGGTATATTACATTACCTAAAGCAGCTTTGCAAGGTCAAAAAGTTCCGTTAATTGTAAATCCTCACGGAGGTCCGCAAGGAATTAGGGATAGTTGGGGTTTCAATCCGGAAACTCAATTGTTTGCAAGCAGAGGATATGCTACTTTACAGGTGAATTTCAGAATTTCAGGAGGGTATGGAAAAGAATTCCAGACTTCAGGATACAAACAGATCGGAAGAAAAGCAATGGATGATGTGGAAGACGGCGTAAAATATGTCATTCAGCAGGGTTGGGTGGATAAAGATAAAGTGGCTATTTATGGAGGAAGTCATGGAGGTTATGCAACATTAATGGGATTAATTAAAACCCCAGATTTATATTCCTGCGGTGTTGATTATGTTGGCGTTTCCAACATCTTTACTTTCTTTGATTCTTTTCCTGAATACTGGAAACCTTACAAAGAGATGGTAAAACAGATCTGGTATGATCTTGACAATCCTGAAGAAGCAAAAATTGCCAAAGAAGTTTCCCCTGTTTTCCAGATCGATAAAATCAAAAAGCCTTTATTCGTCGTTCAGGGAGCCAATGATCCAAGAGTTAATATCAATGAATCTGATCAAATTGTAAAAGCTTTAAGAAGCAAAGGTTTTGAAGTACCCTACATGGTAAAATATGATGAAGGACACGGATTTGGAAAAGAACCTAACAGACTGGAATTATACAAATCGATGCTTGGTTTTTTTGCCGAGAATTTTAATAAATAA
- a CDS encoding sigma-70 family RNA polymerase sigma factor: MPQKEKENIISQTVSKYGGKLMSYIRPKVKNTEDAEDILQEVWYQFSSLTNLSEIVNVGGWLYRVTANKITDKYRKKKTENLEDFVYEDEDGDFSIKDILLMDESAGPEIKMFQDEIWKKLFEALDELPEKQRLVYVENELNDKTLQEIADEQGENIKTIISRKNYAVKHLRNRLRRLYEDLNS, encoded by the coding sequence ATGCCACAGAAGGAGAAGGAAAATATCATCTCACAAACCGTTTCAAAGTACGGAGGAAAGCTGATGTCGTATATTCGTCCGAAAGTGAAAAATACGGAAGATGCGGAAGATATTCTGCAGGAGGTGTGGTATCAGTTCAGTAGCCTTACCAACCTTTCTGAGATTGTGAACGTCGGAGGCTGGTTGTATAGAGTAACCGCAAACAAGATCACGGACAAGTACCGTAAAAAGAAAACCGAAAATTTGGAAGATTTCGTTTACGAAGATGAAGACGGGGACTTTTCGATTAAAGATATTCTGCTGATGGACGAAAGTGCAGGTCCGGAAATAAAGATGTTTCAGGATGAAATCTGGAAAAAGCTTTTTGAAGCCTTAGATGAATTACCCGAAAAACAAAGGCTTGTCTATGTGGAAAACGAGCTCAATGACAAAACCCTCCAAGAGATTGCCGATGAACAGGGCGAAAATATAAAAACAATTATCAGTCGGAAAAACTATGCGGTAAAGCATTTGAGAAACAGATTGAGAAGATTATACGAAGATTTAAATAGTTAG
- a CDS encoding contractile injection system tape measure protein: protein MEITQNSKIDLNKGIIIRNAGIVILNNSFGMLFERLGLSRENKFTSLENQSKAAQFLQYIATGVSITEDIDLPLDKVLCGLPISHSIPDTIEITAENEVIINSLMQSTISQWNTIGDSSLDGFRGNWLIRDGILTELSDKWELTINKRAYDILINKSPFSFSIIKYPWMKKPLHVTWPY, encoded by the coding sequence ATGGAAATTACACAAAACTCAAAAATAGATTTAAACAAAGGAATTATAATCCGGAATGCAGGAATTGTAATTCTAAATAACTCTTTCGGTATGTTATTTGAACGCTTAGGTTTATCACGTGAAAATAAATTTACATCACTGGAGAATCAATCAAAAGCTGCACAATTTTTACAATATATAGCTACAGGAGTAAGTATTACTGAAGATATTGATCTGCCATTAGACAAAGTTCTTTGCGGGCTACCTATTAGCCATAGCATCCCAGACACAATTGAAATAACAGCAGAAAACGAAGTAATAATAAATTCCTTAATGCAATCAACAATTTCACAATGGAATACAATTGGAGATAGTTCTTTAGATGGTTTTAGAGGCAACTGGCTTATTAGGGATGGAATTTTAACAGAATTATCCGACAAATGGGAACTTACAATAAATAAGAGAGCTTATGATATTTTGATTAATAAATCTCCGTTCTCTTTTTCTATTATAAAATATCCATGGATGAAAAAGCCTCTACATGTTACTTGGCCTTATTAA
- a CDS encoding VOC family protein, which produces MAKLNPYLNFDGKAEEAFNFYKSVFGGEFLGEIHKMGNAPGTENLSDEEKNRVMHIALPIGGDLLMASDIVPSFGQNLNVGNNNYVSIFPESRAEADRLFKGLSDGGNIEMPIEDQFWGDYFGSFQDKYGVHWMVNYNENYTK; this is translated from the coding sequence ATGGCTAAATTAAATCCATACCTAAATTTTGACGGGAAAGCAGAAGAAGCTTTCAATTTTTACAAATCCGTTTTCGGAGGTGAGTTTTTAGGAGAAATTCATAAAATGGGAAATGCTCCCGGAACCGAAAATTTATCGGACGAAGAAAAAAACAGAGTCATGCATATTGCTCTTCCAATTGGGGGGGATCTTTTGATGGCTTCCGATATTGTCCCTAGTTTCGGACAGAATCTGAATGTAGGAAATAACAATTATGTTTCTATTTTCCCGGAATCAAGAGCAGAGGCAGACAGACTTTTTAAAGGACTTTCTGACGGCGGAAATATTGAAATGCCTATTGAAGACCAGTTTTGGGGCGACTATTTTGGGAGCTTTCAGGATAAATATGGTGTTCATTGGATGGTAAACTACAATGAAAACTATACAAAATAA
- a CDS encoding SRPBCC domain-containing protein, whose product MEKLVFEIQINASPEKVWSVLWDDISYRQWTTAFAEGSFYQGTLEEGNTIKFLDPNNNGMFSRVEKNIPAKEIKFLHLGEIYNGVEAPQDWGEATEAYILEENDEGTKLKSEIQTPAEFKGFFEEKFPKALGIVKNLSENQL is encoded by the coding sequence ATGGAAAAACTGGTTTTTGAAATACAGATAAATGCGTCTCCCGAAAAAGTGTGGAGTGTACTTTGGGATGATATCTCGTATAGACAGTGGACAACTGCTTTTGCTGAAGGGTCATTTTATCAGGGGACTTTAGAAGAAGGAAATACCATTAAATTCTTGGATCCCAACAATAACGGAATGTTTAGTCGCGTAGAAAAAAACATTCCGGCAAAAGAAATTAAATTTCTGCATCTTGGAGAAATTTATAACGGAGTAGAAGCTCCTCAGGATTGGGGAGAAGCAACAGAAGCCTACATTCTGGAAGAAAATGATGAAGGTACAAAACTGAAAAGTGAAATTCAGACACCGGCAGAATTTAAAGGTTTTTTTGAAGAAAAATTTCCAAAAGCCTTGGGAATAGTGAAAAACCTTTCTGAAAATCAGCTTTGA
- a CDS encoding SRPBCC domain-containing protein: METLSFEKVIDAPKQKIWDVLWNEKTYSEWTKFFSPGSVMKSDWKVGGKTYFLNPEGEGMVSTIDSIEQPDQIIFKHLGMIDKEGNEDIHSKEVMEWSGCFEKYILIDFGGKTKLHAEVQTEKEWQDHINTGFIKGLEIVKDLAEHNK; the protein is encoded by the coding sequence ATGGAAACGCTATCATTTGAAAAAGTAATAGATGCTCCAAAGCAAAAAATTTGGGACGTCCTTTGGAATGAAAAAACCTACAGCGAATGGACGAAATTTTTCAGTCCGGGTTCTGTGATGAAATCGGATTGGAAAGTAGGAGGAAAGACTTATTTCCTGAATCCGGAAGGGGAAGGAATGGTTTCTACAATCGACAGTATTGAACAACCGGATCAGATCATATTCAAACACTTAGGAATGATTGATAAAGAAGGAAATGAAGACATTCACAGCAAAGAAGTGATGGAATGGAGCGGATGTTTTGAAAAATATATTTTAATTGATTTTGGTGGCAAAACCAAGCTTCATGCAGAAGTTCAGACAGAAAAAGAATGGCAGGATCATATCAATACAGGCTTTATAAAAGGACTGGAAATAGTGAAAGATCTTGCTGAGCATAACAAATAG
- a CDS encoding SRPBCC family protein has translation MEPIKIDITILAPVQKVWDYYNDPKHITKWNFAHESWQCPRSENDLKVGGKFKNRMEAKDGSFGFDFEGVYDEVVPEEKIKYHIEDGRNVEVAFHTIDENTTQVKIKFDPEKQNSVEMQRDGWYAILNNFHKYVENH, from the coding sequence ATGGAACCCATTAAAATTGATATTACGATTCTAGCTCCTGTACAAAAAGTTTGGGATTACTATAACGATCCTAAACATATCACCAAATGGAACTTTGCCCACGAATCCTGGCAATGTCCGAGATCTGAAAATGATTTAAAAGTGGGAGGAAAGTTCAAAAACAGAATGGAAGCGAAAGACGGAAGCTTCGGATTTGATTTCGAAGGTGTGTATGATGAGGTTGTTCCTGAAGAAAAGATAAAATATCATATCGAAGACGGAAGAAATGTAGAAGTGGCTTTTCACACTATTGATGAAAATACAACCCAAGTTAAAATCAAGTTTGATCCGGAAAAACAAAATTCCGTAGAGATGCAGAGAGACGGTTGGTACGCGATCCTGAACAATTTTCATAAATACGTAGAAAATCATTAA
- the gcvP gene encoding aminomethyl-transferring glycine dehydrogenase gives MNTEQFVSRHISLNEADKQAMLEKVGVSSIEELISQTIPSSIRLEKDLEISEPLSEYEMLNHSKELASKNTDYTSYIGFGYHNTLLPSAIQRNIFENPSWYTAYTPYQAEIAQGRLEALLNFQTVVCDLTGFALANASLLDESTAAAEAMHMFFNNRTKDQKKAGANKFFVSDLVLPQTVSVLKTKAEGLDIEIVEGDHKTHEFDGSYYGVLLQYPGKNGIVLDYTENIVEYKKLDLQVVVACDPMALVKLKSPASMGADCAVGTTQRFGIPLGYGGPHAAFFSCKEEYKRDIPGRIIGVSQDMYGRRALRMALQTREQHIKRERATSNICTAQVLLAVMAGMYAVYHGPKGLNYIADQIHFKANALKGGLKALGYEIVEEPIFDTVKITMNEDEKGRLMRMMLDHRLNLNYYTEGVVSIAINESTTLDKLNVLMASFAQFKDKQTFKLEIKEGYSIPEENLRKDEILTEEVFNKYHTETELMRYIKRLERKDLSLTHSMISLGSCTMKLNAATQMLPLSWENWGAIHPFVPVNQAAGYQEMIRELEKDLAEITGFAGTSLQPNSGAQGEYAGLMVIREYHISRGEGHRNVVLIPQSAHGTNPASAAMAGMKIVVVKNLENGEIDFEDLKAKTEEHSSNLSCVMITYPSTYGFFDANIKEITALIHQHGGQVYMDGANMNAQVGYTSPGNIGADVCHLNLHKTFAIPHGGGGPGVGPICVAKHLVPFLPSNANIKIGAKEAIDGISAAPYGSGLILNISYAYIKMLGTSGLKKATEHAILNANYLKELLAEHFPILYSNENGKVAHECIVDFRQFKSLGIEVADVAKRLMDYGFHAPTVSFPVAGTLMIEPTESESKAEIDRFAEALIAIKQEIDEIANGEADAANNVLKNAPHTEQVVISDSWDKPYSREKAAYPLEWVRDHKFFASVSRVDEAYGDRNLVCTCEPIEAYM, from the coding sequence ATGAATACAGAACAGTTTGTGAGCCGTCACATTTCCTTGAATGAAGCCGATAAACAGGCGATGTTGGAAAAAGTTGGCGTTTCAAGTATCGAAGAGTTAATTTCTCAAACCATCCCTTCTTCTATCCGTTTAGAAAAAGATCTTGAAATCTCAGAACCGCTTTCAGAATACGAAATGCTGAACCATTCTAAGGAACTGGCATCGAAAAATACTGATTATACAAGCTACATTGGTTTTGGATATCACAATACGTTGTTGCCATCAGCAATTCAGAGAAATATTTTTGAGAATCCAAGTTGGTATACAGCCTATACACCTTATCAGGCGGAAATCGCGCAGGGAAGACTGGAAGCTCTTCTTAATTTTCAGACTGTTGTGTGTGATCTTACAGGTTTTGCTTTAGCAAACGCTTCATTATTAGATGAATCTACAGCTGCTGCAGAAGCTATGCATATGTTCTTCAATAACAGAACAAAAGACCAGAAGAAAGCTGGAGCCAATAAGTTCTTTGTTTCTGATCTTGTTTTGCCTCAGACAGTATCTGTTTTAAAAACAAAAGCTGAAGGTTTAGATATTGAAATCGTAGAAGGAGATCACAAAACTCATGAGTTTGACGGGTCTTACTACGGAGTTTTATTACAGTATCCTGGTAAAAACGGTATCGTTTTAGACTATACAGAAAATATCGTTGAATATAAAAAATTAGATCTACAAGTAGTTGTTGCTTGTGATCCGATGGCTTTGGTTAAATTAAAATCTCCGGCTTCAATGGGTGCAGACTGTGCAGTTGGAACTACTCAGAGATTTGGTATTCCATTAGGGTATGGTGGTCCTCACGCAGCATTTTTCTCTTGTAAAGAAGAATATAAAAGAGATATTCCGGGAAGAATCATCGGGGTTTCTCAGGATATGTACGGAAGACGTGCATTGAGAATGGCTTTACAGACAAGAGAGCAGCATATTAAAAGAGAAAGAGCAACTTCTAATATCTGTACAGCTCAGGTTTTACTTGCTGTAATGGCTGGAATGTATGCCGTTTATCACGGTCCGAAAGGATTAAACTATATTGCGGATCAGATTCATTTTAAAGCAAACGCTTTAAAAGGAGGTCTGAAAGCTTTAGGATATGAAATCGTTGAAGAACCGATCTTTGATACGGTAAAAATCACGATGAATGAAGATGAAAAGGGAAGATTGATGAGAATGATGCTTGATCACAGATTGAATCTGAACTATTACACAGAAGGAGTAGTAAGTATCGCAATCAATGAAAGTACAACATTAGATAAATTAAATGTTCTAATGGCTTCTTTTGCTCAGTTTAAAGACAAGCAGACTTTCAAATTAGAAATTAAAGAAGGATACAGTATTCCTGAAGAGAATTTAAGAAAAGATGAAATTCTTACAGAAGAAGTATTCAACAAATATCATACGGAAACAGAATTAATGCGTTATATCAAGCGTCTGGAAAGAAAAGATTTGTCATTGACACATTCAATGATTTCTTTGGGTTCTTGTACGATGAAGCTTAATGCAGCAACCCAAATGCTCCCGCTTTCTTGGGAAAACTGGGGAGCCATTCACCCTTTTGTGCCGGTAAATCAGGCAGCAGGCTACCAGGAAATGATTCGTGAACTGGAGAAAGACTTAGCTGAAATTACTGGTTTTGCAGGAACTTCTCTTCAGCCGAATTCCGGAGCTCAGGGAGAATATGCAGGATTGATGGTGATCAGAGAATATCACATCTCAAGAGGAGAGGGGCATAGAAATGTAGTGCTGATTCCTCAGTCTGCACACGGAACCAACCCGGCTTCTGCAGCAATGGCAGGAATGAAGATTGTTGTGGTTAAAAATCTTGAAAACGGAGAAATTGATTTCGAAGATTTAAAAGCTAAAACTGAAGAACATTCTTCAAACTTATCTTGTGTGATGATCACGTATCCGTCTACTTACGGATTCTTTGATGCCAACATTAAAGAAATTACAGCATTGATTCACCAACATGGAGGACAAGTATATATGGATGGTGCGAACATGAACGCTCAGGTAGGATATACAAGTCCTGGAAACATCGGAGCAGACGTTTGTCACCTGAATCTTCACAAAACTTTCGCAATTCCTCACGGAGGTGGAGGTCCTGGAGTTGGCCCGATCTGTGTGGCTAAACACTTAGTTCCTTTCCTGCCTTCTAATGCGAACATCAAAATCGGAGCAAAAGAAGCTATCGACGGTATTTCTGCAGCACCTTACGGTTCTGGACTAATCCTGAATATTTCTTACGCTTACATCAAAATGTTAGGAACTTCCGGACTGAAAAAAGCAACTGAACATGCGATCTTAAATGCTAATTATTTGAAAGAGTTATTGGCAGAGCATTTCCCGATTTTATATTCAAACGAAAACGGAAAAGTAGCTCACGAATGTATCGTAGATTTCAGACAGTTTAAATCGTTAGGAATTGAAGTTGCTGATGTAGCGAAAAGATTGATGGATTACGGATTCCACGCTCCAACGGTTTCTTTCCCGGTTGCAGGAACATTGATGATTGAACCGACTGAATCTGAAAGCAAAGCAGAAATCGATCGTTTTGCGGAAGCCTTAATTGCAATCAAACAAGAAATTGATGAGATTGCTAATGGTGAGGCTGATGCAGCAAACAACGTTTTGAAAAATGCTCCTCATACTGAGCAGGTTGTAATTTCTGATTCTTGGGATAAACCATACAGCAGAGAAAAAGCAGCTTATCCATTAGAGTGGGTGAGAGATCACAAATTCTTTGCTTCTGTATCTAGAGTGGATGAAGCTTACGGAGACAGAAACTTAGTTTGTACTTGTGAGCCGATTGAAGCTTATATGTAA
- a CDS encoding alpha/beta hydrolase has protein sequence MNPVEKGYKKVNGIRMYYEIYGSGKPLVLIHGGGSSILFDYKEIISRLENKFQLIGIDLQNHGMTEHRDIPETFEQDAHDIAALLKEINIEKASFWGFSNGGSTVMQIAHLYPGMIEKLIVASALFKRNGMMDGFFESMADATLDSMPEPLKINFLNLNPDFSALENMFEKDSRRMQTFEDWNEDILKRIKSPTLFISGDKDVIKPEHTVEMWRLVEGSQLMILPATHGSYMMADFGGNVDGKLIDFTAGEVEKFLN, from the coding sequence ATGAATCCGGTAGAAAAAGGGTATAAGAAAGTGAACGGAATCAGAATGTATTATGAAATATATGGTTCCGGAAAGCCTTTAGTATTGATTCATGGCGGAGGTTCTTCAATTCTGTTCGATTATAAGGAAATTATTTCAAGGCTGGAAAATAAATTTCAATTAATCGGAATTGATCTTCAAAATCACGGAATGACAGAGCACCGGGATATTCCTGAAACTTTTGAACAGGATGCCCATGATATTGCTGCTCTTCTGAAAGAGATTAACATCGAAAAAGCGTCCTTCTGGGGGTTCAGTAATGGCGGAAGTACAGTGATGCAGATTGCTCATCTTTATCCTGGAATGATAGAAAAACTAATCGTTGCCTCTGCACTTTTCAAAAGAAACGGGATGATGGATGGATTTTTCGAAAGTATGGCGGATGCTACCTTAGATTCAATGCCGGAACCTTTAAAAATTAATTTTTTAAACTTAAATCCAGATTTCTCCGCACTTGAAAATATGTTTGAAAAAGACAGCAGAAGAATGCAGACTTTTGAAGACTGGAACGAAGATATTCTGAAAAGAATAAAATCCCCGACTTTATTTATTTCAGGAGATAAAGATGTTATAAAGCCTGAACATACTGTCGAAATGTGGCGCTTGGTGGAAGGCTCTCAGTTGATGATTCTTCCTGCTACTCATGGCTCTTATATGATGGCTGATTTTGGAGGAAATGTTGACGGAAAATTGATTGACTTTACAGCAGGTGAAGTTGAGAAGTTTTTGAATTAA
- a CDS encoding lipocalin family protein produces the protein MKKTNPPEYFTKYKVFIFFTIILLNSCNSTQKQIVGTWKLSAIIKSNDSYATRSSLVPQNIQSNTIINFKKNGTFTSNEDYCFDGIKREEPSSGTFYIKNHNRTDKIFTLESSKCPGIGSDLNFTLRDKHLELNLPSAIGYQIQIFEKQK, from the coding sequence ATGAAAAAAACAAATCCACCAGAGTACTTCACAAAATACAAAGTATTTATCTTTTTTACTATAATTCTTTTAAATAGCTGTAATTCAACACAAAAACAAATTGTTGGAACATGGAAATTATCTGCAATAATCAAAAGCAATGATTCTTATGCAACTCGCTCATCTCTGGTTCCACAAAATATACAAAGCAATACCATTATAAATTTTAAAAAAAATGGAACTTTTACTTCTAATGAGGATTATTGCTTCGATGGAATCAAAAGAGAAGAACCTTCTTCCGGAACGTTTTATATAAAAAACCATAATCGAACAGACAAAATATTTACTCTTGAATCTAGCAAATGTCCCGGAATTGGAAGTGATCTTAATTTTACTTTACGAGATAAACATTTAGAATTAAATCTTCCATCCGCTATTGGGTACCAAATTCAAATTTTTGAAAAACAAAAATAA